A single region of the Streptomyces sp. ITFR-16 genome encodes:
- a CDS encoding N-acetyltransferase — protein MTTAHDAILITPLAERPALIPRVYEIDDTWPAFVPHDLVGSALLGLVVREFTAYCVVATDGDRVVARGLAVPFDGTGESREEMPDQGWDRVLSWAFQDRWSGRSVTAASALEITVDQAYLGRGLSYRMLEALRDAAAGQGHDALVAPVRPTAKHLHPGVPMAEYVGRLREDGLPEDPWLRVHVRNGGTVEKVAPASMTVSGSLAQWREWTGLPFDRDGETEVPGALVPVRCELAHDRAVYAEPNVWIRHRTGRRTG, from the coding sequence GTGACCACCGCACACGACGCCATCCTGATCACCCCGCTCGCCGAGCGGCCCGCCCTGATCCCCCGGGTCTACGAGATCGACGACACCTGGCCGGCCTTCGTCCCGCACGACCTGGTCGGCAGCGCCCTGCTGGGCCTGGTGGTGCGGGAGTTCACCGCGTACTGCGTGGTGGCGACCGACGGCGACCGGGTGGTCGCGCGCGGCCTCGCCGTCCCCTTCGACGGCACCGGCGAGAGCCGCGAGGAGATGCCCGACCAGGGCTGGGACCGGGTGCTGAGCTGGGCGTTCCAGGACCGGTGGAGCGGGCGGTCGGTGACGGCGGCGAGCGCGCTGGAGATCACCGTGGACCAGGCGTACCTGGGCCGCGGGCTCTCGTACCGGATGCTGGAGGCGCTGCGGGACGCCGCCGCCGGGCAGGGGCACGACGCGCTGGTCGCGCCGGTGCGCCCGACGGCCAAGCATCTGCACCCGGGCGTTCCGATGGCCGAGTACGTCGGCCGTCTGCGCGAGGACGGGCTGCCGGAGGACCCGTGGCTGCGGGTGCACGTCAGGAACGGCGGCACCGTCGAGAAGGTCGCCCCCGCCTCGATGACGGTCAGCGGTTCGCTGGCGCAGTGGCGGGAGTGGACGGGCCTGCCCTTCGACCGCGACGGCGAGACCGAGGTGCCGGGCGCGCTCGTGCCCGTACGGTGCGAACTCGCCCACGACCGCGCGGTCTACGCCGAACCGAACGTCTGGATCCGGCACCGGACGGGCCGTCGGACCGGCTGA
- a CDS encoding DUF6333 family protein: MAYDDLWEYAPDEGIARHGEFRLTVVEQPFPDGTGALPAHDPVRAREFAASLGTVDAVVEEAGRIEAVERMPFATRADLDLVGVGCWGRVTEVNDPALVTAGGSFPLAEQADALAARFPGAVVIGSARIDHGVAYRAQVIHHPDGVRLFAAGWSGENDWDRDGSVREVARAFGIGAGDLAGAGLELDDSDGDFDWEGLARLALRRVGPLARAGRTLSVFRVRRTEEAAGDLEDTWIGEQEDASDDGFDEEF; this comes from the coding sequence ATGGCTTACGACGACCTCTGGGAGTACGCGCCGGACGAGGGCATCGCCCGGCACGGGGAGTTCAGGCTGACCGTGGTCGAGCAGCCGTTTCCCGACGGCACCGGCGCTCTTCCCGCCCATGACCCGGTGCGGGCACGGGAGTTCGCGGCCTCGCTCGGCACGGTCGACGCCGTGGTCGAGGAGGCCGGGCGGATCGAGGCGGTCGAGCGGATGCCGTTCGCCACTCGCGCGGACCTCGACCTCGTCGGTGTCGGGTGCTGGGGGAGGGTGACCGAGGTCAACGATCCGGCCCTGGTGACGGCCGGGGGGTCCTTCCCCCTGGCCGAGCAGGCGGACGCGCTGGCCGCGCGCTTCCCCGGCGCGGTCGTCATCGGCTCGGCCCGGATCGACCACGGCGTGGCCTACCGCGCCCAGGTGATCCACCACCCCGACGGTGTACGGCTGTTCGCGGCGGGGTGGAGCGGCGAGAACGACTGGGACCGGGACGGTTCCGTGCGGGAGGTCGCCCGGGCGTTCGGGATCGGCGCCGGGGATCTGGCGGGTGCGGGCCTCGAACTCGACGATTCCGACGGGGACTTCGACTGGGAGGGCCTGGCGCGGCTCGCGCTGCGGCGGGTCGGGCCACTGGCGCGCGCCGGGCGCACGCTCTCCGTGTTCCGGGTCCGGCGCACCGAGGAGGCCGCCGGGGATCTGGAGGACACCTGGATCGGGGAGCAGGAGGACGCGTCCGACGACGGGTTCGACGAAGAGTTCTGA
- a CDS encoding TetR/AcrR family transcriptional regulator C-terminal domain-containing protein: protein MTRADGPGATGVDPRELWLHPDRPRRGRRPAFSREAITAAAVALADAEGIEAVTMRRVAAEVGAGVMSLYSYAPDKETLLDLMIDHVSGELPTTGPLTGDWRTDLKAIGRLQRAHMLRHPWLPAAVQDRRTLGPHVLAFLEHALAALRPSGLDGAARLEIFAQLTAFVAGHTAYEIGRARAAQAPEQAAAEALYLAEVAADGHHPELAEALASAGRPGTPDATFERFLSRLVDGLDMG, encoded by the coding sequence GTGACCCGTGCCGACGGGCCCGGCGCCACCGGCGTCGACCCACGAGAGCTCTGGCTGCACCCGGACCGGCCCCGCCGGGGGCGCAGGCCCGCCTTCAGCCGCGAGGCGATCACGGCGGCGGCCGTCGCGCTCGCGGACGCCGAGGGGATCGAGGCGGTCACCATGCGCCGGGTCGCGGCGGAGGTGGGCGCCGGCGTCATGTCGCTGTACAGCTACGCCCCCGACAAGGAGACACTGCTGGACCTGATGATCGACCACGTCAGCGGCGAACTCCCCACCACCGGCCCCCTCACCGGCGACTGGCGCACCGACCTCAAGGCCATCGGCCGGCTCCAGCGCGCCCACATGCTCCGCCACCCCTGGCTGCCCGCCGCCGTGCAGGACCGCCGCACCCTCGGCCCCCATGTCCTCGCCTTCCTCGAACACGCCCTGGCCGCCCTGCGCCCCAGCGGGCTCGACGGGGCCGCGCGGCTGGAGATCTTCGCCCAGCTCACCGCGTTCGTGGCGGGCCACACGGCCTACGAGATCGGCCGGGCCCGGGCCGCGCAGGCGCCCGAACAGGCCGCCGCCGAGGCGCTCTACCTCGCCGAGGTCGCCGCCGACGGCCACCACCCTGAGCTGGCCGAGGCGCTCGCGTCGGCCGGGCGGCCGGGCACCCCCGACGCCACGTTCGAGCGCTTCCTGAGCCGGCTCGTCGACGGTCTGGACATGGGCTGA
- a CDS encoding trehalose-6-phosphate synthase yields the protein MVSEHAPQPAAQVLVASNRGPVSYTLREDGALDAKRGGGGLVSGLSAVDDKMWVCAALGDGDREAVRRGVGEPGVRMLDIDADVHADAYNGIANSVLWFVHHLLYQTPLEPVFDAEFRRQWASFETYNRAFAEALAEEAGEGAAVLVQDYHLSLVPGMLRELRPDLRIGHFSHTPWAPVDYFRLLPDDIAEQLLRGILGADRAAFLTRRWADAFISCCTELLGGTGRTRIGVHGLGADADFLRRRAHEADVDERMETLREQVGPGRRTIVRVDRTELSKNIVRGLHAYRALLDERPEWRGEVVHIAFAYPSRQDLAVYRDYTAEVQRVADGINAEFGTPDWTPVVLHVKDDFARSLAAYRLADVALVNPIRDGMNLVAKEVPVVSDQGCALVLSREAGAHEELGEDAVTVNPYDVSATADALHEALTMADDERAARSKRLAAAATALPPQQWFLDQLEALRQG from the coding sequence ATGGTCTCCGAGCACGCCCCCCAGCCCGCTGCCCAGGTTCTCGTCGCGTCCAACCGCGGCCCGGTGTCGTACACCCTCCGTGAGGACGGCGCCCTCGACGCGAAGCGGGGCGGGGGCGGGCTCGTCTCCGGCCTGAGCGCCGTCGACGACAAGATGTGGGTGTGCGCGGCCCTCGGGGACGGCGACCGCGAGGCGGTGCGGCGCGGGGTCGGCGAGCCGGGCGTCCGGATGCTCGACATCGACGCGGACGTGCACGCCGACGCGTACAACGGCATCGCCAACTCCGTGCTGTGGTTCGTCCACCACCTGCTCTACCAGACCCCGCTGGAGCCCGTCTTCGACGCGGAGTTCCGCCGCCAGTGGGCCTCCTTCGAGACGTACAACCGGGCCTTCGCCGAGGCCCTTGCCGAGGAGGCGGGCGAGGGCGCGGCGGTCCTGGTGCAGGACTACCACCTGTCGCTGGTGCCCGGCATGCTCCGCGAGCTCCGCCCCGACCTGCGGATCGGCCACTTCTCGCACACCCCGTGGGCGCCCGTCGACTACTTCCGGCTGCTGCCCGACGACATCGCCGAGCAGCTGCTGCGCGGCATCCTCGGCGCCGACCGGGCCGCCTTCCTGACCCGCCGCTGGGCCGACGCCTTCATCAGCTGCTGTACGGAGCTGCTGGGCGGCACCGGCCGCACCCGGATCGGGGTGCACGGCCTCGGCGCCGACGCGGACTTCCTGCGCCGCCGGGCGCACGAGGCGGACGTGGACGAGCGGATGGAGACCCTGCGGGAGCAGGTGGGTCCGGGCCGCCGGACGATCGTGCGGGTGGACCGTACGGAGCTGTCGAAGAACATCGTCCGCGGGCTGCACGCCTACCGCGCCCTGCTCGACGAGCGGCCCGAGTGGCGCGGCGAGGTCGTCCACATCGCGTTCGCCTACCCCTCGCGGCAGGACCTGGCGGTCTACCGGGACTACACCGCCGAGGTCCAGCGCGTCGCGGACGGGATCAACGCGGAGTTCGGGACGCCGGACTGGACGCCGGTCGTCCTCCATGTGAAGGACGACTTCGCCCGCTCCCTCGCGGCCTACCGGCTGGCGGACGTGGCGCTCGTCAACCCGATCCGGGACGGGATGAACCTGGTCGCCAAGGAGGTCCCGGTCGTCTCCGACCAGGGCTGCGCGCTGGTGCTGTCGCGGGAGGCCGGGGCGCACGAGGAGCTGGGCGAGGACGCGGTCACGGTGAACCCGTACGACGTCTCGGCCACCGCCGACGCCCTGCACGAGGCGCTGACGATGGCCGACGACGAACGGGCCGCCCGCTCGAAGCGGCTGGCCGCGGCGGCCACCGCGCTGCCGCCGCAGCAGTGGTTCCTGGACCAGCTAGAGGCGCTGCGCCAGGGCTGA
- the groL gene encoding chaperonin GroEL (60 kDa chaperone family; promotes refolding of misfolded polypeptides especially under stressful conditions; forms two stacked rings of heptamers to form a barrel-shaped 14mer; ends can be capped by GroES; misfolded proteins enter the barrel where they are refolded when GroES binds), with translation MAKIIAFDEEARRGLERGMNQLADAVKVTLGPKGRNVVLEKKWGAPTITNDGVSIAKEIELEDPYEKIGAELVKEVAKKTDDVAGDGTTTATVLAQALVREGLRNVAAGANPMALKRGIEKAVEAVSAALLEQAKDVETKEQIASTASISAADTQIGELIAEAMDKVGKEGVITVEESQTFGLELELTEGMRFDKGYISAYFATDMERMESSLDDPYILIVNSKISNVKDLLPLLEKVMQSGKPLLIIAEDVEGEALSTLVVNKIRGTFKSVAVKAPGFGDRRKAMLGDIAILTGGTVISEEVGLKLENAGLDLLGRARKVVITKDETTIVDGAGDSDQVQGRVNQIRAEIENSDSDYDREKLQERLAKLAGGVAVIKAGAATEVELKERKHRIEDAVRNAKAAVEEGIVAGGGVALLQASAVFEKLELSGDEATGANAVKLALEAPLKQIAVNGGLEGGVVVEKVRNLPIGHGLNAATGEYVDMIAEGILDPAKVTRSALQNAASIAALFLTTEAVIADKPEKAAAAGAPGGMPGGDMDF, from the coding sequence ATGGCCAAGATCATCGCGTTCGACGAGGAGGCCCGGCGCGGTCTCGAGCGCGGCATGAACCAGCTCGCCGACGCCGTCAAGGTCACCCTTGGCCCCAAGGGTCGCAACGTCGTCCTCGAGAAGAAGTGGGGCGCCCCCACGATCACCAACGATGGTGTTTCCATCGCCAAGGAGATCGAGCTGGAGGACCCGTACGAGAAGATCGGTGCGGAGCTGGTCAAGGAGGTCGCCAAGAAGACGGACGACGTCGCCGGCGACGGTACGACCACCGCCACCGTTCTCGCTCAGGCGCTCGTCCGCGAGGGCCTGCGCAACGTGGCCGCGGGTGCGAACCCGATGGCTCTCAAGCGGGGCATCGAGAAGGCCGTCGAGGCCGTCTCCGCCGCCCTCCTGGAGCAGGCCAAGGACGTGGAGACCAAGGAGCAGATCGCTTCGACGGCCTCCATCTCCGCCGCCGACACCCAGATCGGCGAGCTCATCGCCGAGGCCATGGACAAGGTCGGCAAGGAAGGCGTCATCACCGTCGAGGAGTCCCAGACCTTCGGTCTGGAGCTGGAGCTCACCGAGGGTATGCGCTTCGACAAGGGCTACATCTCGGCGTACTTCGCCACGGACATGGAGCGCATGGAGTCGTCCCTCGACGACCCGTACATCCTGATCGTGAACTCGAAGATCAGCAACGTGAAGGACCTCCTTCCGCTGCTCGAGAAGGTCATGCAGTCCGGCAAGCCGCTGCTGATCATCGCCGAGGACGTCGAGGGCGAGGCCCTGTCGACCCTGGTCGTCAACAAGATCCGTGGCACCTTCAAGTCCGTCGCCGTCAAGGCCCCGGGCTTCGGTGACCGCCGCAAGGCCATGCTCGGCGACATCGCCATCCTCACCGGTGGCACCGTCATCTCCGAGGAGGTCGGCCTCAAGCTGGAGAACGCCGGTCTCGACCTGCTCGGCCGCGCCCGCAAGGTCGTCATCACCAAGGACGAGACGACGATCGTCGACGGCGCCGGTGACAGCGACCAGGTCCAGGGCCGCGTCAACCAGATCCGTGCCGAGATCGAGAACTCCGACTCGGACTACGACCGCGAGAAGCTCCAGGAGCGTCTGGCGAAGCTGGCCGGCGGCGTGGCCGTCATCAAGGCCGGTGCCGCCACCGAGGTCGAGCTCAAGGAGCGCAAGCACCGCATCGAGGACGCGGTGCGCAACGCCAAGGCCGCCGTTGAGGAGGGCATCGTCGCCGGTGGTGGCGTGGCTCTGCTCCAGGCCTCGGCCGTCTTCGAGAAGCTGGAGCTCTCGGGTGACGAGGCGACCGGCGCCAACGCCGTCAAGCTGGCGCTGGAGGCCCCGCTCAAGCAGATCGCCGTCAACGGTGGTCTCGAGGGTGGCGTCGTCGTCGAGAAGGTGCGCAACCTGCCGATCGGTCACGGCCTCAACGCCGCGACCGGCGAGTACGTCGACATGATCGCCGAGGGCATTCTCGACCCGGCGAAGGTCACGCGCTCCGCCCTGCAGAACGCCGCGTCCATCGCCGCGCTCTTCCTCACCACCGAGGCCGTCATCGCCGACAAGCCGGAGAAGGCCGCTGCCGCGGGCGCTCCGGGCGGCATGCCGGGCGGTGACATGGACTTCTGA
- a CDS encoding glucosyl-3-phosphoglycerate synthase, translated as MLEEVERWLTRRSWSAADRPLERLPLAPGPGRPGVSVVLPALNEAATVGDIVATVRRELMEKVRLVDELVVIDSGSTDATAEVARRAGARVVHRDAILPRLPAVPGKGEVLWRSLLVTGGDIVCFIDADLKDFSADFVSGIVGPLLTDPDVQFVKAMYDRPLGEAAGQGGRVTELVARPLLNLHWPLLAGFVQPLGGEYAVRRSLLERLPFPVGYGVELGLLVDALHTVGLDALAQVDVGVRKHRHQDGQALGRMAAAIYRTAQLRLSRGHLVRPSLTQFERGEDGFVPHTYPVDTEERPPMREIEEYVARRAA; from the coding sequence GTGCTGGAAGAGGTCGAACGCTGGCTGACCAGGCGTTCCTGGTCCGCCGCCGACCGCCCGCTGGAACGGCTCCCGCTCGCCCCGGGCCCCGGGCGGCCGGGCGTGAGCGTGGTGCTGCCCGCGCTGAACGAGGCGGCCACGGTCGGCGACATCGTGGCGACGGTCCGGCGCGAGCTGATGGAGAAGGTCCGCCTGGTCGACGAGCTGGTGGTGATCGACTCCGGCTCCACGGACGCCACCGCCGAGGTGGCCCGCCGGGCGGGCGCCCGGGTGGTCCACCGGGACGCGATCCTGCCCCGCCTCCCGGCCGTCCCCGGCAAGGGCGAGGTCCTGTGGCGGTCGCTCCTGGTGACCGGCGGCGACATCGTGTGCTTCATCGACGCGGACCTCAAGGACTTCTCCGCGGACTTCGTCTCGGGCATCGTCGGCCCGCTGCTGACCGACCCGGACGTGCAGTTCGTCAAGGCGATGTACGACCGCCCGCTCGGCGAGGCCGCGGGCCAGGGCGGCCGGGTGACCGAGCTGGTGGCCCGCCCGCTGCTCAATCTGCACTGGCCGCTGCTGGCCGGCTTCGTCCAGCCGCTGGGCGGCGAGTACGCGGTACGCCGCTCGCTGCTGGAGCGGCTGCCCTTCCCGGTCGGTTACGGAGTGGAGCTGGGCCTGCTCGTCGACGCCCTGCACACCGTCGGCCTCGACGCCCTCGCCCAGGTGGACGTGGGGGTCAGGAAACACCGCCACCAGGACGGCCAGGCGCTCGGCCGGATGGCCGCGGCCATCTACCGGACGGCGCAGCTGCGGCTGTCCCGGGGGCATCTGGTGCGCCCCTCGCTGACGCAGTTCGAGCGCGGCGAGGACGGTTTCGTCCCGCACACCTACCCGGTGGACACCGAGGAGCGTCCGCCGATGCGGGAGATCGAGGAGTACGTCGCGCGCCGCGCGGCATGA
- the thrC gene encoding threonine synthase, which produces MAVETVAANTDLSVDLGPAAALSCRECGERFALGPLFACASCFGPLEVAYDLPSGSPDELKKRIEAGPNNIWRYAPLLPVPSDVADKPNINPGFTKLVKADNLARELGVTGGLYVKDDSGNPTHSFKDRVVAIAVEAARAFGFTTLSCSSTGNLAGAVGAAAARAGLRSCVFIPHDLEQGKVVMAAVYGGELVGIEGNYDDVNRFCSELIGDPLGEGWGFVNVNLRPYYGEGSKTLAYEICEQLGWRLPDQIVIPIASGSQLTKIDKGLQELIRLGLVEDKPYKIFGAQAEGCSPVSAAFKAGHDVVRPQKPNTIAKSLAIGNPADGPYVLDIARRTGGAVEDVDDEQVVDAIKLLARTEGIFAETAGGVTVGVTKKLIDAGLLDPALTTVVLNTGDGLKTLDAVAATSQATATIRPSLDAFRAAGLATTS; this is translated from the coding sequence ATGGCTGTTGAGACTGTTGCAGCAAACACCGATCTTTCCGTGGACCTCGGTCCCGCCGCGGCGCTTTCCTGCCGCGAATGCGGAGAGCGATTCGCACTCGGACCCCTTTTCGCCTGCGCGTCCTGTTTCGGGCCGCTCGAAGTGGCGTACGACCTGCCGAGCGGCTCCCCGGACGAGCTGAAGAAGCGCATCGAGGCCGGCCCGAACAACATCTGGCGCTACGCGCCGCTGCTGCCGGTCCCCTCCGATGTCGCGGACAAGCCCAACATCAACCCCGGCTTCACCAAGCTGGTCAAGGCCGACAACCTCGCCCGTGAGCTGGGCGTCACCGGCGGTCTGTACGTCAAGGACGACTCCGGCAACCCGACGCACTCCTTCAAGGACCGCGTCGTCGCGATCGCCGTCGAGGCCGCCCGTGCCTTCGGATTCACCACCCTCTCCTGCTCCTCCACCGGCAACCTCGCCGGCGCGGTGGGTGCCGCCGCCGCCCGCGCGGGCCTGCGGTCCTGTGTGTTCATCCCGCACGACCTGGAGCAGGGCAAGGTCGTCATGGCCGCGGTGTACGGCGGTGAGCTGGTCGGCATCGAGGGCAACTACGACGACGTCAACCGCTTCTGCTCCGAGCTCATCGGCGACCCGCTCGGCGAGGGCTGGGGCTTCGTCAACGTCAACCTGCGGCCGTACTACGGCGAGGGCTCCAAGACCCTGGCGTACGAGATCTGCGAGCAGCTCGGCTGGCGGCTGCCCGACCAGATCGTCATCCCGATCGCGTCCGGCTCGCAGCTCACGAAGATCGACAAGGGGCTCCAGGAGCTGATCAGGCTCGGCCTGGTCGAGGACAAGCCGTACAAGATCTTCGGCGCCCAGGCCGAGGGCTGCTCCCCGGTCTCCGCCGCCTTCAAGGCCGGCCACGACGTCGTGCGCCCGCAGAAGCCGAACACCATCGCCAAGTCCCTGGCGATCGGCAACCCGGCCGACGGCCCGTACGTCCTGGACATCGCCCGCCGCACCGGCGGCGCCGTCGAGGACGTCGACGACGAGCAGGTCGTCGATGCGATCAAGCTGCTGGCCCGCACCGAGGGAATCTTCGCCGAGACCGCCGGCGGGGTGACGGTCGGTGTGACGAAGAAGCTGATCGACGCCGGTCTGCTCGACCCGGCGCTCACCACCGTCGTCCTGAACACCGGTGACGGCCTCAAGACGCTGGACGCGGTGGCCGCCACCTCGCAGGCGACCGCCACGATCCGCCCGAGCCTGGACGCCTTCCGCGCCGCCGGCCTCGCCACCACCAGCTGA
- a CDS encoding cold-shock protein, which translates to MAQGTVKWFNAEKGYGFIAVDGGADVFVHYSAIQMDGYRTLEEGQRVEFEISQGQKGPQADMVKLAVG; encoded by the coding sequence ATGGCTCAGGGCACCGTCAAGTGGTTCAACGCGGAGAAGGGGTACGGCTTCATCGCGGTCGACGGTGGTGCGGATGTTTTCGTCCACTACAGCGCGATCCAGATGGACGGGTACCGCACCCTCGAAGAGGGTCAGCGAGTTGAATTCGAGATCTCGCAGGGCCAGAAGGGGCCGCAGGCGGACATGGTCAAGCTCGCCGTCGGCTGA
- a CDS encoding MoaD/ThiS family protein — MSVKVRIPTILRTYTGGQAEVTAEGDTLSQVIASLEQDHPGIAARVLDDQGKLRRFVNVYVNDDDVRFEGGLEAVTPDGAGVSIIPAVAGGC, encoded by the coding sequence ATGAGCGTCAAGGTCCGCATCCCCACCATCCTCCGCACCTACACGGGCGGCCAGGCCGAGGTCACGGCCGAGGGCGACACCCTCTCCCAGGTCATCGCGTCCCTGGAGCAGGACCACCCGGGCATCGCCGCCCGCGTCCTGGACGACCAGGGCAAGCTGCGCCGCTTCGTGAACGTGTACGTCAACGACGACGACGTGCGCTTCGAGGGCGGCCTCGAAGCGGTCACCCCGGACGGTGCCGGCGTCTCGATCATCCCCGCCGTGGCCGGCGGCTGCTGA
- a CDS encoding CocE/NonD family hydrolase, whose product MTPPAHDALPRPARTTSAAKPPLSSRLMRAAWRSLPAARFRVGREPGLTVPAADGSPLVTDHYFPRAEGDFPTLLVRSPYGRGLPWSPQYGMLFAEQGFHVVLQSCRGTGGSGGDFHLWRNESADGLAAVAWLRSQPWFDGRLGTVGPSYLGHVQWALALDPPPELKAMVVQVGLHDPYALFHTGGVLHLETALAVGAGMTHQHRGMGPFLRAALRLQRRMRSLVTARPLLGAYGPALGGEVPWLDEVMTHPDPDDPYWRGASAGEAADGSAVPTALVTGWHDALLDQTLEQYGRLRRAGREPALLVGPWTHTSALQKGWPEVFAESLGWLRAHLCDDPSGLRPTSVRVHIGGADAAWRDLDAWPLGPATASWFPTADGHLTAQPPTDAAPLASVRQDPADPTPSVGGPLLSRTAGPRDNSALEARADVLTFTGPVLTEPLTLLGPVSARIGAATDTGYGDVFSRLCDVDPQGRSTNVCDGTAQVRTTAGDPVRVTVAMSATAYRFGAGHRVRWQISGGAHPRFAPNPGTGEARSTATEFVPVRLTVHADSELMLPTGGPGPVAPQEGPA is encoded by the coding sequence ATGACACCACCCGCGCACGACGCCCTGCCGAGGCCCGCACGGACGACATCGGCGGCGAAACCGCCGCTGTCGTCCCGGCTGATGAGGGCGGCCTGGCGGAGTCTGCCGGCCGCCCGCTTCCGAGTGGGCCGGGAGCCGGGTCTCACGGTGCCCGCGGCCGACGGCAGCCCGCTGGTCACCGACCACTACTTCCCGCGCGCCGAGGGTGACTTCCCGACGCTGCTGGTGCGCTCGCCGTACGGAAGGGGCCTGCCGTGGTCCCCGCAGTACGGGATGCTCTTCGCCGAACAGGGCTTCCACGTCGTCCTCCAGAGCTGCCGGGGCACCGGCGGCTCGGGCGGGGACTTCCATCTGTGGCGCAACGAGAGCGCCGACGGCCTGGCCGCCGTCGCCTGGCTGCGCTCACAGCCCTGGTTCGACGGCCGGCTCGGCACAGTGGGGCCCAGCTACCTCGGCCATGTCCAGTGGGCCCTGGCGCTCGACCCCCCGCCGGAGCTGAAGGCCATGGTGGTGCAGGTCGGGCTGCACGACCCGTACGCCCTCTTCCACACCGGCGGGGTGCTCCATCTGGAGACCGCGCTCGCCGTCGGCGCCGGCATGACCCACCAGCACCGGGGCATGGGGCCGTTCCTCCGGGCGGCCCTGCGGCTCCAGCGCCGGATGCGCTCACTCGTCACCGCACGGCCGCTCCTCGGGGCGTACGGGCCCGCGCTCGGCGGTGAAGTGCCCTGGCTGGACGAGGTGATGACGCACCCGGACCCGGACGACCCGTACTGGCGGGGCGCGTCCGCCGGGGAGGCGGCGGACGGGTCGGCCGTCCCCACCGCCCTCGTCACCGGATGGCACGACGCCCTCCTCGACCAGACCCTCGAGCAGTACGGCCGGCTGCGCCGGGCGGGCCGCGAGCCCGCGTTGCTCGTCGGCCCCTGGACCCACACCTCTGCCCTCCAGAAGGGCTGGCCCGAGGTGTTCGCCGAGTCCCTCGGCTGGCTCCGCGCCCATCTGTGCGACGACCCCTCCGGCCTGCGCCCGACCTCCGTACGCGTGCACATCGGCGGTGCGGACGCGGCCTGGCGCGATCTCGACGCCTGGCCGCTCGGCCCGGCCACGGCCTCGTGGTTCCCCACGGCGGACGGCCATCTCACCGCGCAGCCGCCCACGGACGCCGCGCCCCTGGCGTCCGTCCGCCAGGACCCGGCCGACCCCACCCCGTCCGTGGGCGGCCCCCTCCTCTCCCGTACGGCGGGGCCGCGCGACAACAGCGCCCTGGAGGCGCGCGCCGACGTACTGACCTTCACCGGCCCCGTCCTGACCGAGCCCCTCACCCTGCTCGGACCGGTCTCGGCCCGGATCGGCGCGGCCACGGACACCGGGTACGGCGACGTCTTCAGCCGCCTGTGCGATGTCGACCCGCAGGGGCGCTCCACCAACGTCTGCGACGGGACTGCCCAAGTGCGCACCACCGCCGGGGACCCTGTGCGGGTGACCGTGGCGATGAGCGCGACCGCGTACCGCTTCGGAGCCGGCCACCGCGTCCGCTGGCAGATCAGCGGCGGCGCGCACCCGCGTTTCGCGCCGAACCCCGGCACGGGTGAAGCACGGTCCACGGCAACGGAGTTCGTGCCCGTACGCCTCACCGTCCACGCGGACTCGGAGCTGATGCTGCCCACCGGCGGCCCGGGGCCGGTTGCTCCGCAGGAGGGCCCCGCCTAG